Proteins encoded in a region of the Gallalistipes aquisgranensis genome:
- the traN gene encoding conjugative transposon protein TraN, translating to MRKVIIMFALAMGIITANAQENVTVETTNGSEQPTLTKEVYPQKEADGDLYHGLSRKLTFDRMIPPHGLEVTYDKTVHVIFPAEVRYVDLGSPDLIAGKADGAENIIRVKATVRNFPNETNMSVITEDGSFYTFNVKYAAEPLLLNVEMCDFIHDGSTVNRPNNAQEIYLKELGSESPMLVRLIMKSIHKQNKREVKHIGCKRFGIQYLLKGIYTHNGLLYFHTEIKNQSNVPFDVDYITWKIVDKKVAKRTAVQEQIILPLRAQNYATLVPGKKSERTVFTMAKFTIPDDKCLVVELNEKNGGRHQSFVIENEDLVRAGTINELQVR from the coding sequence ATGAGAAAAGTAATCATCATGTTTGCCCTCGCTATGGGCATCATAACTGCCAACGCGCAGGAGAATGTAACCGTTGAAACGACCAACGGAAGTGAACAACCGACCTTGACGAAGGAGGTCTATCCGCAGAAGGAGGCGGACGGCGACCTATATCACGGGCTGTCACGCAAGCTGACCTTCGACCGCATGATACCGCCGCACGGTCTGGAAGTGACCTACGACAAGACCGTCCACGTCATTTTTCCGGCGGAGGTGCGCTATGTCGATTTAGGCTCGCCCGACCTGATTGCCGGGAAAGCCGACGGAGCGGAGAACATCATCCGTGTGAAGGCTACCGTAAGGAATTTTCCCAACGAAACGAATATGTCCGTCATCACGGAGGACGGCAGTTTCTACACCTTCAACGTGAAGTACGCCGCCGAACCGCTGTTGCTCAACGTGGAGATGTGCGACTTCATCCATGACGGCAGCACGGTGAACCGCCCGAACAACGCGCAGGAAATCTATCTGAAAGAGCTGGGCAGCGAAAGCCCGATGCTGGTGCGCCTTATCATGAAGTCCATCCACAAACAGAACAAGCGCGAGGTGAAGCATATCGGCTGCAAGCGTTTCGGCATCCAATACCTGTTGAAAGGCATCTACACGCACAACGGCTTGCTTTATTTCCACACGGAGATAAAGAACCAGAGCAACGTGCCTTTCGATGTGGACTACATCACTTGGAAAATCGTGGACAAGAAGGTTGCGAAGCGTACTGCCGTGCAGGAGCAGATTATTCTGCCGCTCCGCGCGCAGAACTACGCCACCCTCGTGCCGGGCAAAAAGAGCGAGCGCACGGTCTTCACGATGGCGAAGTTCACCATCCCCGATGACAAGTGCCTCGTGGTGGAATTGAACGAGAAGAACGGCGGCCGTCACCAGTCCTTCGTGATTGAGAACGAGGATTTGGTACGCGCGGGTACCATCAACGAACTTCAAGTACGCTGA
- a CDS encoding conjugal transfer protein TraO, whose protein sequence is MRKYIAIIIASLALFTGQAHAQRCLPKMQGIEVRADMADGFNLGGKDGGYSFGAALSTYTKKGNKWVFGGEYLLKNNPYKDTKIPVAQFTAEGGYYFKILSDARKIVFVYAGASALAGYEAVNWGKKVLHDGSTLHDRDAFIYGGALTLDVECYVADRIALLANLRERCLWGGDTRKFHTQFGVGIKFIIN, encoded by the coding sequence ATGAGAAAGTACATCGCAATAATCATCGCGTCGCTTGCCCTTTTTACAGGGCAGGCGCACGCCCAGCGGTGTCTGCCGAAGATGCAGGGCATCGAGGTGAGGGCGGACATGGCGGACGGCTTCAATCTCGGCGGCAAGGACGGCGGGTACAGCTTCGGGGCGGCTCTCTCCACCTACACGAAGAAGGGGAACAAGTGGGTGTTCGGTGGCGAATACCTGTTGAAGAACAATCCCTACAAGGACACCAAGATACCCGTGGCGCAGTTCACGGCGGAGGGCGGCTATTACTTCAAGATACTGTCGGACGCCCGAAAGATTGTTTTCGTCTATGCCGGGGCTTCGGCTCTCGCCGGATATGAGGCGGTAAATTGGGGGAAGAAGGTGCTGCATGACGGCTCCACGCTGCACGACCGGGACGCCTTCATCTACGGCGGTGCGCTGACGCTCGATGTGGAGTGTTACGTGGCAGACCGTATCGCCCTGCTTGCCAACCTGCGGGAGCGTTGCCTTTGGGGTGGCGACACACGGAAGTTCCACACGCAGTTCGGGGTCGGTATCAAGTTCATCATCAACTGA
- a CDS encoding toprim domain-containing protein — protein sequence MERTEIDAVRRMPLADFLARLGHEPVRRSGNELWYLAPYRGERTSSFRVNVAKQLWYDFGLGKGGDIFTLAGEFLQSDDFMKQAKFIAEAANMTVAGWEKPVYLSKPTESVFEDVEVAPLLRSLLTEYLEERGIPYAIASRHCCRLNYGVRGKRYFAVGFPNMAGGYEVRSRYFKGCIPPKSVSLVKANDIPADECLVFEGFMDFLSAVTLGVTGNADCLVLNSVANVEKAAGLLDGYGRIGCFLDRDEAGRRTLAALTMRYGERVTDRSSLYDGCKDLNEYLQLTTKKQKNNHLKIEEQ from the coding sequence ATGGAAAGGACGGAAATAGATGCTGTCAGAAGGATGCCGCTTGCGGATTTTCTCGCACGGCTGGGGCATGAGCCTGTCAGAAGGAGCGGTAACGAGCTGTGGTATCTTGCCCCGTACAGGGGCGAGCGCACATCCTCTTTCCGTGTGAACGTGGCGAAACAGCTCTGGTACGACTTCGGTTTGGGCAAGGGCGGCGACATCTTCACGCTTGCCGGGGAGTTTCTGCAAAGCGATGACTTCATGAAGCAAGCGAAGTTCATAGCGGAAGCCGCCAATATGACGGTTGCCGGATGGGAAAAGCCCGTCTATCTCTCGAAGCCGACCGAATCCGTTTTTGAGGATGTGGAGGTCGCTCCGCTGCTCCGCTCACTGCTGACGGAGTATTTAGAGGAACGGGGCATCCCTTACGCCATCGCATCCCGTCACTGCTGCCGCTTGAACTACGGTGTGCGTGGGAAACGGTATTTTGCCGTTGGCTTTCCGAACATGGCAGGTGGCTATGAAGTCAGAAGCCGATATTTCAAGGGTTGCATACCTCCGAAGTCTGTATCACTGGTAAAGGCGAATGACATCCCGGCTGACGAGTGCCTCGTGTTCGAGGGCTTCATGGACTTTCTCTCTGCCGTGACGCTTGGTGTAACCGGTAACGCTGACTGTCTTGTGCTGAACTCAGTCGCCAACGTGGAGAAGGCGGCGGGATTGCTGGACGGATACGGGCGCATCGGCTGCTTCCTCGACCGTGACGAAGCCGGACGGCGGACGCTTGCCGCACTTACCATGCGATACGGGGAACGTGTCACCGACCGTTCCTCCCTCTATGACGGTTGCAAGGACTTGAACGAGTACCTGCAACTGACAACGAAAAAACAGAAAAACAACCATCTAAAAATCGAAGAACAATGA
- a CDS encoding DUF3872 domain-containing protein: protein MNILNNRNKRTSIFKAVALCLIAAMSFTLVSCDDDMDIQQSYPFTVEVMPVPNKVVKGQTVEIRCELKKEGDFSGTLYTIRYFQFEGEGSLKMDNGITFLPNDRYLLENEKFRLYYTAAGDEAHNFIVVVEDNFSNSYELEFDFNNRNVKDDDLTIVPIGNFSPLLK, encoded by the coding sequence ATGAACATACTGAACAACAGAAACAAGAGAACATCAATATTCAAGGCAGTGGCGTTATGCCTGATAGCCGCCATGTCATTCACCCTCGTGTCATGTGACGATGACATGGACATCCAGCAGTCCTATCCCTTCACGGTGGAGGTCATGCCCGTGCCGAACAAGGTAGTAAAGGGGCAGACAGTGGAAATCCGCTGTGAACTGAAAAAGGAGGGCGACTTTTCGGGTACGCTCTATACCATCCGCTATTTCCAGTTCGAGGGGGAAGGCTCGCTCAAAATGGATAACGGCATCACCTTCCTGCCTAACGACCGCTACCTGCTGGAGAACGAAAAATTCCGCCTGTACTACACGGCGGCGGGTGATGAGGCGCATAATTTCATCGTGGTGGTGGAGGATAACTTTAGCAACTCCTACGAACTGGAATTTGACTTCAACAACAGGAATGTAAAGGACGACGATCTTACCATCGTTCCCATCGGCAACTTCAGCCCCTTGTTGAAATGA
- a CDS encoding glycoside hydrolase family protein produces the protein MMRVFMTMLCSLLTVCSVSAQISRQEGTDGQAAIYRLPLMERAFLCCRYFEGWHSEKHYPYVGWGHKLLPNEKYSARTMTKRDADELLRKDLRKFVAMFRKFGVDSILLGTLAYNVGPAKLLGSKTIPKSTLIKKLEAGDRNIYREYIAFCNYKGKRHAMLLKRRKAEFALLYIP, from the coding sequence ATGATGCGTGTATTCATGACAATGCTCTGTTCACTTCTGACGGTCTGTTCTGTGTCCGCGCAGATCAGCCGCCAAGAGGGAACGGACGGGCAGGCGGCAATCTACCGACTGCCGCTTATGGAACGTGCTTTTTTATGCTGCCGCTACTTTGAAGGCTGGCACTCAGAAAAACACTACCCATACGTCGGTTGGGGTCACAAACTTTTGCCAAACGAGAAGTATTCGGCACGAACCATGACAAAACGGGATGCGGATGAACTTTTGCGGAAAGACCTGCGCAAATTTGTCGCCATGTTCCGTAAATTCGGGGTTGATTCGATTTTGCTTGGCACGTTAGCTTACAATGTGGGACCGGCGAAGCTGTTAGGCAGCAAAACAATCCCCAAAAGCACCTTAATCAAGAAGCTGGAAGCTGGTGACAGGAACATCTACCGTGAGTATATAGCCTTCTGCAACTACAAAGGAAAACGCCACGCCATGCTGCTCAAACGGAGAAAGGCGGAGTTTGCGCTGTTGTATATCCCATAA
- a CDS encoding DUF6956 domain-containing protein: MNTTYQTLIVKFSEPITALDGIFDDTGAWGTDTLKGWIDDYESTRFTATDSHTAVITSEYNMECVKEWLQRQTPISEMREF, from the coding sequence ATGAACACGACCTATCAAACGCTGATAGTCAAGTTCAGCGAACCTATCACGGCATTGGACGGTATCTTTGACGATACCGGAGCGTGGGGAACGGACACCCTCAAGGGGTGGATAGATGATTACGAAAGCACACGTTTCACCGCCACCGACAGCCATACGGCAGTCATCACGAGCGAGTACAATATGGAATGTGTGAAAGAGTGGCTACAACGGCAGACCCCCATTTCCGAAATGCGAGAATTTTGA
- a CDS encoding DUF3873 domain-containing protein has translation MTTRMTINGVSTCAEAGTEKYERFQSGIGRRRRTLVQYDYRHPIDRELFSCVKPTLDECRAARDKWLNAKKGKEDRL, from the coding sequence ATGACAACACGAATGACCATCAACGGAGTAAGCACCTGCGCGGAAGCAGGTACGGAGAAATACGAGCGTTTCCAATCGGGTATCGGAAGACGCAGGCGGACACTTGTGCAGTACGACTACCGCCACCCCATAGACAGAGAATTGTTCTCTTGTGTCAAACCCACGTTGGACGAGTGCCGAGCCGCACGGGACAAGTGGCTGAACGCAAAGAAGGGAAAGGAGGACAGACTATGA
- a CDS encoding PcfJ domain-containing protein, with protein MKPKTKIQKEVARLSANLRPISATQIDWAYRHCVEHIGYRTKKGNITCSDCGHEWHSDSGLCDTLEGCTCPKCHAELKVQDTRRRIYKETQNFSVITTCKGYQVIRVAQVRCESRKGEPMRFYCHEVVQRWISPDGKVTDMALLRGFLFCYCDVWALGSDMEVRPHNSLYDDVVARSCAYPKMRILPQLRRNGFKGDFHGISPVRLFKALLSDPRIETLMKGGEIEVMKHFLFNTRTADECWASYLIAKRHKYQIDNLSMWCDYLRMLKKLGQDLRNPKNICPEDFMAAHDNATRKIEAIHEKERAAEQRRWEIERREREQQRQLQRKKDAEDFIANKSKFFGLVITDEEIIVKVLESIDEYYNEGKTQGICVFGSGYYKKADTLILSARIGDEIIETVEVDLRTLEVVQCHGKHNQDTEYHERIIDLVNKNANLIRERMKAA; from the coding sequence ATGAAACCGAAGACCAAGATACAGAAAGAGGTGGCAAGACTTTCCGCCAACCTTCGCCCCATATCAGCGACACAAATAGATTGGGCATACCGCCACTGCGTTGAGCATATCGGCTACCGCACCAAGAAAGGGAACATCACCTGTTCCGACTGCGGTCACGAGTGGCACAGCGACAGCGGACTATGCGACACCCTTGAAGGCTGCACCTGCCCCAAATGCCATGCCGAACTCAAAGTGCAGGACACACGCAGACGCATCTACAAGGAAACGCAGAATTTCAGCGTGATAACCACCTGCAAAGGGTATCAGGTAATCCGCGTGGCGCAGGTCAGATGCGAGAGCAGGAAAGGCGAACCGATGCGTTTCTACTGCCACGAGGTCGTGCAGCGTTGGATTTCACCCGACGGCAAGGTTACGGACATGGCGTTGCTCCGTGGCTTCCTTTTCTGCTATTGCGATGTGTGGGCATTAGGCAGCGATATGGAGGTAAGACCGCACAACAGCCTATACGATGATGTGGTGGCAAGAAGCTGTGCATATCCAAAGATGAGGATATTGCCCCAACTCAGACGTAACGGCTTCAAGGGCGATTTCCACGGCATCTCCCCCGTGCGTCTTTTCAAAGCCTTGCTTTCAGACCCAAGAATTGAAACCCTTATGAAAGGCGGTGAGATTGAGGTCATGAAACACTTTCTTTTCAATACCCGTACTGCCGATGAATGTTGGGCATCATATCTGATTGCCAAGCGTCACAAGTATCAGATAGACAACCTCTCAATGTGGTGCGACTATCTGCGTATGCTCAAAAAACTCGGTCAAGACCTCCGTAACCCGAAGAACATCTGTCCCGAAGATTTCATGGCGGCACACGACAACGCAACCCGAAAAATTGAAGCCATACACGAGAAGGAAAGAGCCGCAGAGCAACGCCGTTGGGAGATTGAAAGGCGTGAGCGTGAGCAACAGCGACAACTCCAACGAAAGAAAGATGCGGAGGATTTCATCGCCAACAAATCCAAATTCTTCGGCTTGGTAATCACGGACGAGGAAATAATCGTCAAGGTGCTTGAAAGCATAGACGAGTATTACAACGAGGGCAAGACGCAGGGCATCTGCGTGTTTGGCAGTGGATACTACAAGAAAGCCGACACCCTCATACTATCGGCAAGGATTGGCGATGAGATTATTGAAACCGTAGAGGTGGACTTGCGAACCCTCGAAGTGGTGCAGTGCCACGGCAAGCACAACCAGGACACCGAATATCACGAGCGCATCATAGACCTTGTGAACAAGAACGCCAACCTTATCCGTGAGCGGATGAAAGCGGCATAG
- a CDS encoding PcfK-like family protein, translating into MKGTDHFKRTIYMYLEQRAEEDALFAKKYRNPAKNMDECVTHILNYVQKSGCNGFTDGEIFGQAIHYYEENEIEVGKPMDCQVVVNHVVKLTAEEKAEARQNAVRKYQEEELRKLQNRHRPSARKENQPQPSLFDLGL; encoded by the coding sequence ATGAAAGGAACAGACCATTTCAAGAGAACGATATATATGTACTTGGAACAGCGTGCGGAGGAAGATGCGCTATTTGCAAAGAAGTACCGCAACCCTGCCAAGAACATGGACGAGTGCGTGACCCACATTCTGAACTATGTGCAGAAAAGCGGTTGCAACGGTTTCACGGACGGAGAGATATTCGGGCAAGCCATCCACTACTATGAGGAAAACGAGATAGAGGTGGGCAAACCGATGGACTGCCAAGTGGTTGTGAACCACGTTGTGAAACTCACGGCAGAGGAAAAGGCGGAGGCACGTCAGAACGCTGTCCGCAAATACCAAGAGGAGGAACTCCGCAAGTTGCAGAACCGCCACAGACCGTCAGCGAGAAAAGAAAACCAACCCCAACCCTCATTATTTGATTTAGGCTTATGA
- a CDS encoding MmcQ/YjbR family DNA-binding protein, with translation MDIIELRDFCLSLPHAEEATPFDETTLVYKIGGRIFALTDMEDSGRINLKCDPDRAIELRERHPEIVPGWHMNKRHWNTVTTDGDLPDEMVREMIRDSYRLVFRSLPRTVQRELAAPENGETPWNG, from the coding sequence ATGGACATCATCGAACTGCGCGACTTCTGTCTCTCCCTTCCCCACGCCGAGGAGGCCACCCCATTCGACGAGACGACGCTGGTTTACAAGATCGGCGGCCGCATATTCGCTCTCACCGACATGGAAGACTCCGGCCGCATCAATCTCAAATGCGATCCCGACCGGGCCATCGAACTGCGGGAACGCCACCCGGAGATCGTTCCCGGATGGCACATGAACAAACGCCACTGGAATACGGTGACAACCGACGGGGACCTCCCGGACGAAATGGTGCGGGAGATGATCCGCGACTCCTACCGGCTCGTATTCCGCTCCCTGCCCCGGACCGTACAGCGGGAACTGGCCGCTCCGGAAAACGGAGAGACTCCCTGGAACGGATAA
- a CDS encoding DUF5686 family protein, protein MVFPPSIRPLAVVLLLLLSWNGTAQNTRVRGRVTDASTGAPIPFVSVLFTGTATGIPTDTEGVYSLETREAVDSVTATLVGYRIQTKPVVRGAYNEVNFSLEPLSVDIGTVTVTPGENPAHRLLDSVSRHKERNDPGRIERYTCDTYTKMELALSGLKPRFKNKRLQREFGFVFRHMDTSAVTGKTYLPAMISETMARKYHRRSPALTREVISASRMSGFSDDQILAQFSGQMMIDANFYENTIGLFDIRFTGPLSESGRLFYRYFLVDSTAVEGRKTYKIRFHPRSLATPVLDGEINIDSATYALRSAHVRMPRGVNVNWIKHLVLDMENTRINDTLWFRKTDRMTAEFSVALRDSSKLASFIGRREVNYLNPDFVSDIPPEVTGLRQSVAVEEFDYDRTRWDSLRPYALSEREKAIYSMVDSVQNVPLYHNIYTLIKTVVGGYYETRYVGFGPYYKILSFNDLEGVRFQLGARTTSDFSRRIRLTGHVAYGTDDERVKGGGSVELAFRRGLTRKLTLGYKHDVVQLGAGTNALTESNILSSVFSRGDERLSMVDHARIGYEHEWFHGFFTSLEADTRHICGNRFVPMFSPEGTPIRAVNSFSVGAGIRFSWDEKIVRRPFDNYFLGTKYPILALRFTAGIPGVMPDDYEYYRIEGGLQYRLNLPPLGFSRLRVEAGRLFGTVPYPLLKLHEGNGTYFYDPYAFSCMNFYEFASDKWVSFFYEHHFNGILLGRLPLLKKLHWREVLICKGVWGSLDSDRHKSASASQNLMRFPEGMGSVDKPYLELGTGIENIFRVVRLDFIWRLTHRHPTPGQKIQKFAVNVSFGLSF, encoded by the coding sequence ATGGTCTTCCCGCCTTCCATACGGCCCCTGGCGGTCGTCCTGCTCCTGCTTCTGAGCTGGAACGGCACGGCCCAAAATACCCGTGTGCGCGGACGCGTGACGGACGCCTCCACCGGAGCCCCCATCCCCTTCGTCAGCGTCCTGTTCACGGGTACGGCCACAGGCATTCCGACCGATACGGAAGGCGTCTACTCGCTCGAAACCCGCGAGGCGGTGGACAGCGTCACGGCCACGCTGGTCGGCTACCGCATCCAGACCAAACCCGTCGTGCGGGGAGCCTACAACGAGGTGAATTTCTCGCTGGAACCCCTCTCCGTCGACATCGGAACAGTCACCGTCACTCCGGGTGAAAACCCCGCCCACCGGCTGCTCGACAGCGTCAGCCGCCACAAGGAGAGGAACGACCCCGGTCGTATCGAACGCTACACCTGCGACACTTATACAAAGATGGAGCTGGCCCTCTCCGGCCTCAAGCCACGCTTCAAGAACAAACGGCTCCAGCGCGAATTCGGGTTCGTCTTCCGCCACATGGACACTTCGGCCGTCACAGGCAAAACCTACCTGCCCGCCATGATCTCCGAGACGATGGCCCGCAAATACCACCGCCGTTCACCCGCCCTCACCCGCGAAGTGATCTCCGCCTCGCGCATGTCGGGCTTCAGCGATGACCAGATACTGGCCCAGTTTTCCGGGCAGATGATGATCGACGCCAATTTCTACGAAAACACCATCGGCCTGTTCGACATCCGCTTCACCGGTCCTCTGTCCGAATCGGGCCGACTCTTCTACCGCTACTTTCTGGTGGACAGCACCGCCGTCGAAGGACGAAAAACCTACAAGATTCGTTTCCACCCGCGCAGTCTGGCCACTCCCGTACTCGACGGGGAGATCAACATCGACTCGGCCACCTATGCCCTGCGATCGGCCCACGTCCGCATGCCCCGGGGAGTCAACGTCAACTGGATCAAACACCTGGTTCTCGACATGGAGAACACCCGGATCAACGACACGCTCTGGTTCCGCAAAACCGACCGCATGACCGCCGAATTCTCCGTCGCCCTGCGCGACTCCTCGAAACTCGCCTCGTTCATCGGCCGCAGGGAGGTGAACTACCTGAACCCCGATTTCGTCTCCGACATCCCTCCCGAAGTGACCGGTCTGCGGCAGAGCGTGGCCGTCGAGGAGTTCGACTACGACCGCACTCGCTGGGATTCGCTCCGTCCCTACGCCCTCAGCGAACGGGAAAAGGCGATCTACTCGATGGTCGATTCCGTGCAGAACGTTCCGCTCTACCACAACATCTACACGCTGATAAAGACCGTCGTGGGCGGTTACTACGAAACGCGGTACGTGGGTTTCGGCCCTTACTACAAGATACTCAGCTTCAACGATCTGGAAGGAGTACGCTTCCAGTTGGGCGCACGCACCACCTCCGATTTCAGCCGCAGGATACGCCTTACGGGCCATGTGGCCTACGGCACGGACGACGAACGCGTCAAGGGGGGAGGCTCCGTGGAACTCGCCTTCCGCCGGGGCCTCACCCGTAAGCTCACGCTCGGCTACAAACACGATGTGGTGCAGCTGGGTGCCGGGACCAATGCCCTCACCGAGAGCAACATTCTCAGTTCGGTATTCTCCCGGGGCGACGAACGGCTCTCGATGGTCGACCACGCCCGCATCGGCTACGAGCATGAATGGTTCCACGGCTTCTTCACCTCGCTCGAAGCCGACACCCGCCACATTTGCGGCAACCGGTTCGTTCCCATGTTCTCGCCCGAAGGGACCCCGATCCGGGCGGTCAACAGCTTCTCGGTCGGAGCGGGTATCCGCTTTTCCTGGGACGAAAAGATCGTACGACGGCCGTTCGACAACTACTTTCTCGGGACGAAATACCCGATTCTCGCCCTGCGCTTCACGGCAGGCATTCCCGGAGTCATGCCCGACGATTACGAATACTACCGGATCGAGGGCGGTCTCCAGTATCGGCTCAACCTTCCTCCGCTGGGCTTCTCACGCCTGCGAGTGGAAGCGGGCCGCCTGTTCGGCACCGTACCTTACCCCCTGCTCAAACTCCACGAGGGCAACGGCACCTACTTTTACGACCCCTACGCCTTTTCCTGCATGAACTTCTACGAATTCGCCTCGGACAAATGGGTTTCGTTCTTCTACGAACATCACTTCAACGGCATCCTGCTGGGCCGCCTGCCCCTGCTGAAAAAACTGCACTGGCGCGAAGTGCTGATCTGCAAGGGTGTCTGGGGCAGCCTCGATTCAGATCGTCACAAGTCCGCATCCGCCAGCCAGAACCTCATGCGCTTTCCGGAAGGCATGGGATCGGTGGACAAACCCTATCTGGAACTGGGCACTGGCATCGAAAACATTTTCCGGGTCGTCCGCCTCGACTTTATCTGGCGTCTCACGCACCGCCACCCCACCCCCGGCCAGAAAATCCAGAAATTCGCCGTCAACGTAAGCTTCGGGCTCTCGTTCTGA
- the glyA gene encoding serine hydroxymethyltransferase: MTKDTKIFDLIEQERQRQLHGIELIASENFVSDQVMQAMGSVLTNKYAEGYPGARYYGGCQVVDQVEQLAIDRLKEIYGAEYANVQPHSGAQANMAVFTAVLKPGDTFLGLDLAHGGHLSHGSPVNTSGMLYKAVGYKVNEETGLVDYDEMERLAEVHKPKMIIGGASAYSREWNYKRMREIADKVGALLMIDMAHTAGLIAAGLLDNPVKYAHIVTSTTHKTLRGPRGGVILLGKDFPNPWGYTTPKGEVKKMSQLLNSAVFPGIQGGPLEHVIAAKAVAFGEALEPSYKEYQKQVQKNAAAMAAAFVKRGYKIVSGGTDNHLMLIDLRTKFPELTGKKAEQVLVQADITTNKNMVPFDTRSPFQTSGIRVGTPAITTRGLKEAQMEVIVDMIDRVLSDPDNEAVVAQVRGEVQKLMADYPLFAW; this comes from the coding sequence ATGACGAAAGATACCAAAATCTTCGACCTGATCGAGCAGGAGCGTCAGCGCCAGCTCCACGGGATCGAGTTGATCGCTTCGGAGAACTTCGTGAGCGACCAGGTGATGCAGGCCATGGGTTCCGTACTGACCAACAAATATGCCGAGGGGTATCCCGGTGCCCGCTACTACGGGGGATGCCAGGTGGTGGACCAGGTGGAGCAGCTGGCTATCGACCGGCTCAAGGAGATATACGGTGCCGAATATGCCAACGTGCAGCCTCATTCGGGTGCCCAGGCCAATATGGCCGTCTTTACGGCGGTGCTGAAGCCCGGAGACACGTTTCTCGGGCTGGATCTGGCGCACGGAGGCCACCTCTCGCACGGTTCGCCCGTCAACACCTCGGGTATGCTCTACAAGGCCGTTGGATACAAGGTGAACGAAGAGACCGGGCTGGTGGATTACGACGAGATGGAGCGTCTGGCCGAAGTGCACAAACCCAAGATGATTATCGGCGGCGCCTCTGCGTACAGCCGCGAATGGAACTACAAACGGATGCGCGAGATCGCCGACAAGGTGGGGGCCCTGCTGATGATCGACATGGCCCATACGGCCGGGCTGATCGCAGCCGGATTGCTGGACAATCCGGTGAAGTACGCCCATATCGTCACTTCGACCACGCACAAGACCCTGCGCGGGCCGCGCGGAGGCGTGATCCTGCTGGGCAAGGATTTCCCCAATCCGTGGGGATACACCACGCCGAAGGGTGAGGTGAAGAAGATGTCGCAGTTGCTCAATTCGGCCGTGTTCCCCGGTATTCAGGGCGGACCGCTGGAGCACGTGATCGCCGCCAAGGCAGTGGCCTTCGGCGAGGCGCTGGAACCCTCCTACAAGGAGTATCAGAAACAGGTGCAGAAAAATGCAGCAGCCATGGCCGCCGCTTTCGTAAAACGCGGTTATAAGATCGTATCGGGCGGAACGGACAATCACCTGATGCTGATCGACCTGCGTACGAAATTCCCCGAACTGACCGGCAAGAAGGCCGAGCAGGTGCTGGTGCAGGCCGATATCACGACCAACAAGAATATGGTGCCGTTCGATACGCGTTCGCCGTTCCAGACGTCGGGTATCCGGGTCGGCACGCCTGCCATCACCACCCGCGGCCTGAAAGAGGCCCAGATGGAGGTGATCGTGGACATGATCGACCGCGTGCTTTCCGATCCCGATAACGAAGCCGTGGTGGCCCAAGTCAGGGGCGAGGTACAGAAACTGATGGCCGACTATCCGCTTTTCGCATGGTAA